A window from Candidatus Woesearchaeota archaeon encodes these proteins:
- a CDS encoding ribulose-bisphosphate carboxylase, with protein MATKNSTKSTTKSKTFTAQHKKLVDSLNPKQKAYVNLKLKNPQNGEYLLSVFHLIPGKKHNILQAASEVAAESSTGTNFRVQTETPFSRTMNALVYQVDLKRNLVWIAYPWRLFDRNGNVQNILTYVVGNVLGMSDVDALKLLDVWFPPAMLEQYDGPSYTIDDMRKYLDVYDRPILGTIVKPKMGLTSAEYAEVCYDFWVGGGDFVKNDEPQADQDFCPYDKMVKHVKEAMDKAVKTTKRKKVHSFNVSSADFDTMIKRCEMVCNAGFEPGSYAFLIDGITAGWMAVQTLRRRYPNVFIHFHRAAHGAFTRPENPMGFTVLVLSKFARLAGASGIHTGTAGVGKMKGTPKEDIIAAHVIQHFKDNGHFFTQAWSKIPGKDKDAIQLTHKDIAHQVILEDDSWRGMKKCAPIVSGGLNPTLLKPFIDIMGNVDFITTMGAGCHAHPKGTKAGAAALVQSCDAYKQGISIHTYAKKHKELKQAIDFFEKKKTDHVKLVKKAHNTEKN; from the coding sequence ATGGCTACAAAAAATTCTACTAAAAGTACAACTAAATCAAAAACTTTCACTGCTCAACATAAGAAATTAGTTGATTCGCTAAATCCTAAACAAAAAGCTTATGTTAATTTAAAATTAAAAAATCCACAGAATGGAGAATATCTTCTAAGTGTGTTTCATTTAATTCCTGGAAAAAAACACAATATTTTACAAGCAGCATCAGAAGTTGCAGCAGAGTCTTCAACCGGAACAAATTTTAGAGTTCAAACAGAGACTCCATTTTCTCGCACAATGAATGCATTAGTTTACCAAGTAGATTTAAAACGAAATCTTGTATGGATTGCATATCCGTGGAGATTATTTGATAGAAATGGTAATGTTCAAAATATTTTAACATATGTTGTAGGCAATGTTTTAGGAATGAGTGATGTTGATGCACTTAAACTTCTTGACGTATGGTTCCCTCCTGCAATGCTTGAACAATATGATGGTCCTAGTTATACTATTGATGATATGAGAAAATACTTAGATGTTTATGATCGTCCAATTTTAGGAACTATTGTTAAACCAAAAATGGGATTAACTTCTGCAGAATATGCAGAAGTATGTTATGATTTCTGGGTTGGTGGAGGAGATTTTGTTAAAAACGATGAACCTCAAGCAGACCAAGACTTTTGCCCATATGATAAAATGGTAAAACATGTTAAAGAAGCAATGGATAAAGCAGTTAAAACTACTAAAAGAAAAAAAGTTCATTCATTTAATGTTTCATCTGCCGATTTTGATACTATGATCAAACGTTGTGAAATGGTTTGTAATGCAGGATTTGAACCTGGAAGTTATGCATTTTTAATTGATGGAATTACTGCAGGGTGGATGGCAGTTCAAACACTTCGTAGAAGATATCCTAATGTATTTATTCATTTTCATAGAGCCGCGCATGGAGCATTTACTCGGCCAGAAAATCCAATGGGTTTTACTGTTTTAGTTCTATCAAAGTTTGCTCGTCTTGCAGGCGCATCAGGAATTCATACTGGAACTGCAGGAGTAGGTAAAATGAAAGGAACTCCTAAAGAAGATATAATTGCAGCACATGTAATTCAACATTTTAAAGATAATGGCCACTTTTTCACGCAAGCTTGGAGTAAAATTCCAGGAAAAGATAAAGATGCAATTCAGTTGACCCATAAAGATATTGCACATCAAGTTATTTTAGAGGATGATAGTTGGAGAGGTATGAAAAAATGTGCACCAATTGTTTCAGGAGGACTAAATCCAACGCTACTAAAACCATTTATTGATATTATGGGTAATGTTGATTTTATTACAACTATGGGTGCTGGTTGTCATGCACATCCTAAAGGAACAAAAGCTGGAGCTGCAGCACTCGTTCAATCATGTGATGCGTATAAACAAGGAATAAGCATTCACACATATGCAAAAAAACATAAAGAACTCAAACAAGCAATTGACTTTTTTGAAAAGAAGAAAACAGATCATGTTAAATTAGTAAAAAAAGCGCATAATACTGAAAAAAATTAA
- a CDS encoding 2-oxoacid:acceptor oxidoreductase subunit alpha, with product MKQLSWLMGGPAGAGIKISGLILSKTFSRLGLNVFGYTEYPSLARGGHNTFAINASPTAKSVKKEIDILIALDKKTMEYHKNELKETGLVIYDSDTIELETPSANYIGVPFDSIAKECGTVLAKNTVALGATIALIRIPFENLSAAITSEFSHKEKVIQVNIDAAQKGFDFIKDKAIQLDQLEYPSNPTKKMLMTGNDAIAVGAIQAGCKFYSAYPMTPASNILHYLANKARDFDIIVKQTEDEIASINVAIGSSFAGVRSMTATSGGGFCLMTEGLGLAAVTETPLVIVNGMRPGPSTGVPTWTEQSDLDFVRHASHGEFPRVVIAPGDIEESFYETVNAFNIADIYQLPVIILTDKLVCESHLTSKDFDLSKTSINRGLLESDLSNYDTAHIGKRHLFTETGVSPRWNPGTKGGMFTTAGNEHDEFGQVDDTTDNRIKMMDKRFKKLKSLENIIPLPQIYGDSDAVISLVCWGSGKLSCLDALELLEKEGISANIIHFKYLIPFPNKEKTINLLNNQKQLLLIENNFTAQLGSLIKENLLLDIPNKLLKYDGRPFYPSEIVKKVKELTKINPKSLDNFQDPKNSEEEHTK from the coding sequence ATGAAACAACTTAGCTGGCTCATGGGAGGCCCTGCAGGTGCAGGCATTAAAATTTCAGGACTTATTCTTAGTAAAACATTCTCCAGACTAGGCCTAAATGTATTTGGTTATACAGAATATCCTTCCCTTGCAAGAGGAGGTCATAACACTTTTGCAATTAATGCTAGTCCTACTGCTAAAAGTGTAAAAAAAGAAATTGATATTCTTATTGCTCTTGATAAAAAAACTATGGAGTATCACAAAAATGAATTAAAAGAAACCGGATTAGTAATTTATGATTCAGATACTATTGAACTAGAAACTCCTTCTGCAAATTATATTGGAGTTCCATTTGATTCTATTGCGAAAGAATGCGGAACAGTTCTTGCAAAAAATACTGTAGCTTTAGGCGCAACAATTGCATTAATAAGAATTCCTTTTGAAAATCTTTCTGCAGCAATTACTTCAGAATTTAGTCATAAAGAAAAAGTTATTCAAGTAAACATTGATGCAGCTCAAAAAGGATTTGATTTTATTAAAGATAAAGCAATTCAATTAGATCAATTAGAATATCCCTCTAATCCAACAAAAAAAATGCTTATGACTGGAAATGATGCAATTGCAGTTGGAGCAATTCAAGCAGGATGTAAATTTTATTCAGCATATCCTATGACTCCTGCATCAAACATATTACATTATTTAGCAAATAAAGCAAGAGATTTTGATATTATTGTTAAACAAACAGAGGATGAAATAGCATCAATTAATGTGGCTATCGGATCATCATTTGCAGGAGTAAGATCTATGACTGCAACATCGGGAGGTGGTTTTTGTTTAATGACTGAAGGTTTAGGCCTTGCAGCAGTAACTGAAACTCCATTAGTAATTGTTAATGGTATGCGCCCAGGTCCAAGTACTGGAGTTCCTACATGGACCGAACAAAGCGATCTTGATTTTGTTCGTCATGCATCACACGGAGAATTTCCTCGAGTAGTTATTGCTCCAGGAGATATTGAAGAAAGTTTTTATGAAACAGTAAATGCATTTAATATTGCAGATATTTATCAATTACCAGTTATTATTCTTACAGATAAACTTGTTTGTGAAAGTCATTTAACTTCTAAAGATTTTGATTTATCTAAAACTAGCATTAATAGAGGACTACTTGAATCTGATTTATCAAATTATGATACTGCACACATTGGTAAACGACATTTATTTACTGAAACTGGAGTTTCTCCTCGATGGAATCCAGGAACTAAAGGTGGAATGTTTACGACTGCAGGCAACGAACATGATGAATTCGGCCAAGTTGATGATACAACAGATAATAGAATTAAAATGATGGATAAACGATTTAAAAAACTTAAATCTTTAGAAAACATTATTCCTCTGCCACAAATATATGGCGATTCCGATGCAGTTATTAGTTTAGTTTGTTGGGGCAGTGGAAAATTAAGTTGTTTAGATGCATTAGAACTTTTAGAAAAAGAAGGAATATCAGCAAATATTATTCATTTCAAATACTTAATTCCTTTTCCAAATAAAGAAAAAACAATTAATTTACTAAATAATCAAAAACAATTATTATTAATTGAAAATAATTTTACTGCACAATTAGGATCATTAATTAAAGAAAATTTATTACTAGACATACCAAATAAATTATTAAAGTATGATGGAAGACCATTTTACCCGTCAGAAATTGTAAAAAAGGTTAAAGAATTAACTAAAATTAATCCTAAATCTTTAGACAACTTTCAAGATCCAAAAAACTCAGAGGAGGAACATACAAAATGA
- a CDS encoding GTPase, whose product MDKKNVIIMGAAGRDFHNFNTYYRDNENYNVVCFTATQIPGIEDKKYPAELAGQLYPEGIPIIAEEKLAEFAKKENVLEITFSYSDVPHEYVMHKASQANALGADFKLIGTHTMLKSIKPVIAVCATRTGCGKSQTTRKICDILISKGKKVVAVRHPMPYGDLVKQAVQRFENYEDFEKHECTIEEREEYEPLVEQGIIVYAGVDYEKILRQAEQEADVVLWDGGNNDTPFFKPDLFITVADPHRPGHELSYYPGETNLRMADIVLINKEDTAEDGQIKIVEDNVKLVNPTAKIMHADSTVRAEEPELIEGKKVLIIEDGPTLTHGGMKIGAGFVAAQKYNCEIINPIEFVSGELKHTMEKFGLSQIIPAMGYSDKQIKELTDAIDRANCEGVVIGTPFDLKKLMSVSKPATRIRYDLFEKGEFNLIKVLDEFLK is encoded by the coding sequence ATGGATAAGAAAAATGTAATTATTATGGGTGCTGCAGGAAGAGATTTTCATAACTTTAATACGTATTATAGGGATAATGAAAATTATAATGTAGTTTGTTTTACTGCAACGCAAATACCTGGAATTGAAGATAAAAAATATCCTGCTGAGCTTGCAGGGCAATTATATCCTGAAGGAATTCCAATTATTGCCGAAGAAAAATTAGCAGAGTTTGCAAAAAAAGAAAATGTTTTAGAAATTACTTTTTCATACTCTGATGTTCCTCACGAATACGTCATGCATAAAGCAAGTCAAGCAAATGCACTTGGTGCAGATTTTAAATTAATTGGAACTCATACCATGCTTAAAAGTATTAAACCTGTGATTGCTGTTTGTGCTACTCGGACAGGATGTGGTAAAAGTCAAACAACAAGAAAGATATGTGATATTTTAATTTCTAAAGGAAAAAAAGTTGTTGCAGTACGACATCCTATGCCATATGGGGATCTTGTAAAACAAGCAGTACAAAGATTTGAAAATTATGAAGATTTTGAAAAACACGAATGTACTATTGAAGAAAGAGAAGAATATGAACCTTTAGTTGAACAAGGAATTATAGTTTATGCGGGCGTCGATTATGAAAAAATACTTCGACAAGCAGAACAAGAAGCAGATGTAGTTTTATGGGATGGGGGGAATAATGATACTCCATTTTTCAAACCTGATTTGTTCATAACTGTTGCAGATCCTCATAGGCCAGGTCATGAATTATCGTATTATCCTGGTGAAACAAATCTTAGGATGGCTGATATTGTTTTAATTAACAAAGAAGATACAGCAGAAGATGGGCAAATAAAAATTGTTGAAGATAATGTTAAATTAGTTAATCCAACTGCAAAAATAATGCATGCAGATTCCACAGTTAGAGCTGAAGAACCAGAACTTATTGAAGGAAAAAAAGTTTTAATTATAGAAGATGGACCAACACTCACTCATGGAGGAATGAAAATTGGTGCAGGATTTGTTGCAGCACAAAAATATAATTGTGAAATAATAAATCCTATCGAATTTGTTTCAGGAGAATTAAAACACACTATGGAAAAATTTGGATTAAGTCAAATAATTCCTGCAATGGGTTATAGTGATAAACAAATAAAAGAATTAACTGATGCCATTGATCGCGCAAATTGTGAGGGAGTAGTTATTGGAACTCCATTTGATTTGAAAAAATTAATGAGCGTATCCAAACCTGCAACTAGAATTCGCTATGATCTTTTCGAAAAAGGGGAATTTAATTTAATTAAAGTTTTAGACGAGTTTTTAAAATAA
- a CDS encoding 2-oxoacid:ferredoxin oxidoreductase subunit beta, which translates to MSELSDYNSECSPHWCPGCGNFGVLISLKRALVNLSLEPHNVFITSGIGCSSKAPHWIKTYGFHGVHGRSLPVATGAKLANHDLTVIAEGGDGDGYGIGLNHFVQSCRRNVNINYFVHNNMIYGLTTGQTSPTSDEGMKTKSTPFGNPEPAINPLAVAIASGATFVARGFAGNPSQLQSLMEQAIKHKGFAFIDILQPCIAFNKLNTFKWYKERCYTLEDHDPKNKELAIKLALEWSGEDNKIATGLFYQEEKRTYEDHLPQIKDTPLVNQPVNPDISKILEEFR; encoded by the coding sequence ATGAGCGAATTATCAGATTATAATTCAGAATGTAGTCCTCATTGGTGTCCCGGCTGCGGTAATTTTGGAGTTTTAATTAGTTTAAAACGAGCACTAGTTAATCTTTCTCTTGAACCTCATAATGTTTTTATTACATCTGGAATTGGTTGTAGTAGTAAAGCACCTCACTGGATTAAAACATATGGTTTTCATGGAGTTCATGGAAGATCACTACCAGTTGCAACAGGTGCAAAACTTGCAAATCATGATCTCACAGTTATTGCTGAAGGAGGAGATGGTGACGGTTATGGTATAGGACTTAACCATTTTGTTCAAAGTTGTCGTCGTAATGTTAATATTAATTATTTTGTTCACAATAATATGATTTATGGTTTGACTACTGGACAAACTTCTCCAACATCTGATGAAGGTATGAAAACAAAATCTACTCCGTTTGGTAATCCTGAACCAGCAATAAATCCATTAGCAGTTGCAATTGCGTCAGGTGCAACTTTTGTTGCAAGAGGTTTTGCAGGAAATCCTAGTCAGCTTCAATCATTAATGGAACAAGCAATAAAACATAAAGGATTTGCATTCATAGATATTCTTCAACCATGCATTGCATTCAATAAACTTAACACATTTAAATGGTATAAAGAAAGATGTTATACGCTAGAAGATCATGATCCAAAAAATAAAGAACTTGCAATAAAACTAGCGCTTGAATGGAGCGGTGAAGATAATAAAATTGCAACAGGACTTTTTTATCAAGAAGAAAAAAGAACATATGAAGATCATTTACCTCAAATAAAAGATACTCCTCTAGTAAATCAACCAGTAAATCCAGATATTTCTAAAATTTTAGAAGAATTTAGATAA
- a CDS encoding HAD family phosphatase — protein MIKGILFDMDGVVADTEYLHYKSYIEALKPYGVFIEEQDYYDFWTTKGGRFTEYIKIHNLEAKGIEYEKIIKVKRELFKKFVNTEMVIDQKRITAIKLLAQNFPLALVTGSSTNQAKQILKLTNLTNCFKFIIGGEMHSKHKPDPECFLMASKKLNILPTNLVVIEDAQKGIIAAANGGMKSIAIPTKATKNDDFSLATKIVSHLSEITPEFLNKL, from the coding sequence ATGATTAAAGGAATTTTATTTGATATGGATGGAGTAGTAGCAGATACTGAATATCTTCATTACAAAAGTTATATTGAAGCACTAAAACCCTATGGAGTATTTATTGAAGAACAAGATTATTATGATTTTTGGACAACTAAAGGTGGCAGGTTTACTGAATACATTAAAATTCATAATTTAGAAGCAAAAGGTATCGAATATGAAAAAATCATCAAAGTAAAACGAGAATTATTTAAAAAATTTGTTAATACTGAGATGGTTATTGATCAGAAAAGAATTACTGCAATAAAACTTTTAGCTCAAAATTTTCCGCTAGCACTAGTAACTGGTTCAAGCACAAATCAAGCAAAACAAATTCTAAAACTAACGAATCTAACAAATTGTTTTAAGTTTATTATTGGAGGGGAAATGCATTCTAAACATAAACCAGATCCCGAATGTTTTTTAATGGCTAGTAAAAAACTAAATATTCTTCCAACAAATCTAGTTGTAATTGAGGATGCGCAAAAAGGAATTATTGCAGCTGCAAACGGAGGCATGAAAAGTATAGCAATACCAACAAAAGCGACCAAAAATGATGATTTTTCACTTGCAACAAAAATTGTATCCCATTTATCCGAAATAACCCCTGAATTTTTAAATAAATTATAG
- a CDS encoding endonuclease III: MIKKRDNLELTKNKLTKKEITQIIKLISKKILQFNRPLMDQLSLEKSKRDPYKVLISCLLSLRTKDEITEKATAKLFLKIKKPKDLVKLNLSQIEKIIYPVGFYKTKSQRIKNISQELIDNYDSIVPDSLTELLNFKGVGRKTANIVLSHGYDIAAFAVDTHCHRIPNRIGLVNTNVPEETETELIKIIPKSKWIEFGSALVTFGQNICKPIGPKCDLCPITKYCKYYTTVFLINTLIKK, translated from the coding sequence ATGATTAAAAAAAGAGATAACTTAGAATTGACTAAAAATAAATTAACAAAAAAAGAAATAACTCAAATAATTAAACTGATTTCTAAAAAAATACTGCAATTTAATAGGCCACTTATGGATCAACTAAGTTTAGAAAAATCAAAACGAGATCCGTATAAAGTTTTAATAAGTTGTTTGCTTAGTTTAAGAACTAAAGATGAAATAACAGAAAAAGCAACTGCCAAGTTATTTTTAAAAATTAAAAAACCAAAAGACTTAGTAAAATTAAATCTTAGTCAAATAGAAAAAATAATTTATCCTGTGGGTTTTTATAAAACAAAATCTCAACGTATTAAAAATATTTCTCAAGAATTAATTGATAATTATGATTCTATAGTTCCTGATTCTTTGACTGAGTTATTGAATTTTAAGGGTGTTGGGAGAAAAACTGCAAATATTGTGTTATCTCATGGTTATGATATTGCTGCATTTGCAGTTGATACTCATTGCCATCGAATTCCAAATCGCATAGGTCTCGTAAATACTAATGTTCCTGAAGAAACTGAAACTGAACTCATAAAAATTATTCCAAAATCAAAATGGATTGAATTTGGTAGTGCGCTTGTCACATTTGGACAAAATATTTGTAAACCCATCGGGCCAAAATGTGATTTATGTCCAATTACAAAATATTGTAAATATTACACAACAGTTTTTTTAATTAATACATTAATAAAAAAATAA
- a CDS encoding TIM barrel protein, producing MTLFKPNKLLFGTAGIPHSTIKPTTINGIKRVRELGLDCMELEFVRRVNISLEKAPELKEVALKNNVELTCHGQYYINLHSLEKEKIEASIQRVLNAARSAWFSGGHSVTFHAAYYMKQDPKKVYEVVKEKIKQIVKTLQDESIPIWIRPETTGKGTQWGTYQEITKLSEEIEQVLPCIDFSHVHARIAGPEENSKRYNNYEEFSKILTHVESKLGRTALDNMHIHVSGINYGPKGERNHLILKESDLKYQELMKSFKDFNLKGCVICESPNIEEDALLLQKTYNELKL from the coding sequence ATGACTTTATTTAAACCAAATAAACTTCTTTTTGGAACTGCAGGAATACCTCATTCTACAATCAAACCAACAACAATTAATGGAATTAAAAGAGTTCGGGAATTAGGTCTTGATTGTATGGAACTCGAATTTGTAAGACGTGTAAACATTAGTTTAGAAAAAGCACCAGAATTAAAAGAAGTTGCATTAAAAAATAATGTGGAACTTACGTGTCACGGCCAATATTATATTAACTTACATAGTTTAGAAAAAGAAAAAATTGAGGCATCAATTCAACGAGTTTTAAACGCTGCAAGAAGTGCTTGGTTTAGTGGCGGACACAGCGTTACTTTTCACGCAGCATATTACATGAAACAAGATCCTAAAAAAGTTTACGAAGTTGTTAAAGAAAAAATAAAACAAATTGTAAAAACATTGCAAGATGAAAGTATTCCTATTTGGATTCGTCCAGAAACAACTGGTAAAGGAACTCAATGGGGAACGTATCAAGAAATAACAAAACTTTCTGAAGAAATCGAACAAGTATTACCTTGTATTGATTTTAGTCATGTTCATGCAAGAATTGCAGGACCTGAAGAAAATTCAAAACGTTACAATAATTATGAAGAGTTTTCTAAAATTCTTACGCATGTTGAATCAAAACTTGGAAGAACAGCTTTAGATAATATGCATATTCACGTCTCAGGAATTAATTATGGCCCTAAAGGGGAACGTAACCATTTAATTTTAAAAGAAAGTGATTTGAAATATCAAGAACTTATGAAATCTTTTAAAGATTTTAATCTTAAAGGGTGCGTTATTTGTGAAAGTCCAAATATTGAGGAAGACGCATTACTTCTTCAAAAAACATACAATGAACTAAAACTATAA